CATCATCTACGACGCGCCGCCGCTGCTGACGTCCAGCGACACGCTCGGGTTCCTGCCCAATGTGGATGCAGTGCTGCTGGTGGCGCGTAGCGGCCGCACCACCAAGGCGGAGCTTGAGAGATCGGCCCATCTGCTCGGGAACAAAGCCATCGTCGGTACGCTGTTGAACGCCCACTAGGCTGTTCCAGCGACCTCGAAAGACCGCCAGGTAGGTTGCATGTACGAATCCTTCTTCAGGCTGAAAGAAAAACCGTTCTCGCTGCTGCCGGACCCCGATTTCCTGTTCATGAGCAGCAAGCACTCGCTTGCGCTCAGCATCCTCGAATACAGCCTCGCCGGACAGGCGGGCTTCTGCGCCATCACGGGCGATATCGGCTCGGGCAAGACCACGCTGATCCGCACCCTGCTGCGGCGCATCGGCCGCGACGTCACGCTCGGCCTCATCTCCAACACCCATAGCGGGCTCACCGACATCACCGCCTGGGCACTGGCGGCGTTCGGGCGCAGCACCACGGCGCAAAGCGATGCCGAGATCTATCAGGAGCTGATGCATTTCCTGATCGGCGAGTACGGCGCAGGGCGCCGCTGCATCCTCATCGTCGACGAGGCGCAGAACCTGACGGTCGAGGCCCTGGAGGAGCTGCGGCTGATCTCCAACATCAACGCCGACAAGGACCTGCTGCTACAGATCATCCTGGTTGGGCAGCCGGAACTGCTGGTCAAGCTGAAGAGCCCGGAGCTGGCGCAGTTCGCCCAACGCATCAGCATCTCGTATCACCTGACGCCGCTGAATTACGCCGACACCCGGCGCTATATCCGGCACCGTTTGCAGATCGCAGGTGCTGACCGGCCGATCTTCAGCGACACCGCGATCGGCGCGGTGCAGTATTTCTCCGGCGGTGTGCCGCGCGTGGTCAACGCGATCTGCGACATGGCGATGGTGTACGGGCTCGCCGATAACAAGACCGAGATCGACGTCGATGTCGTGTTGCGCGTGATCGCAGACCGGCAGGCGAGTGGCGTGTCGCCGTTCGCCCGCGACGGTAAGGCCGACGATCCGGCGGTGATGGCCGAGATCACCAGCATGGTGCGTGAGGCGATGGAATTGCGCGCCGTGCCCGACGAGGG
This genomic stretch from Herpetosiphonaceae bacterium harbors:
- a CDS encoding AAA family ATPase, which codes for MYESFFRLKEKPFSLLPDPDFLFMSSKHSLALSILEYSLAGQAGFCAITGDIGSGKTTLIRTLLRRIGRDVTLGLISNTHSGLTDITAWALAAFGRSTTAQSDAEIYQELMHFLIGEYGAGRRCILIVDEAQNLTVEALEELRLISNINADKDLLLQIILVGQPELLVKLKSPELAQFAQRISISYHLTPLNYADTRRYIRHRLQIAGADRPIFSDTAIGAVQYFSGGVPRVVNAICDMAMVYGLADNKTEIDVDVVLRVIADRQASGVSPFARDGKADDPAVMAEITSMVREAMELRAVPDEG